A stretch of the Erpetoichthys calabaricus chromosome 3, fErpCal1.3, whole genome shotgun sequence genome encodes the following:
- the LOC114649504 gene encoding trace amine-associated receptor 1-like: MQHIKMNQTATLNNSQFCFKTIKNSCLRQTYSVNLHIVKYLALCTVILFTVSGNCLVIIAIAHFKQLHTPTNFLTLSLAVADLLLGGLVMPPSAIRTVEKCWYFGDVFCIFHSSVDLLLCITSILHLFFISVDRYYAICHPFKYKSKFTVILIKKMIFICWSLAAIYGFGMTFAEFSMKPKESILDENNYCVGSCNGIQNEVSSTISAIISFYIPGSIMVGIYVKIYMVASKQAKSLRQTSEHRNENSRKRETKAAKTLAIIVGVFLSCWSPCFFCIIINPAINFSIPSLLLEFVFWFSYTNSTFNPLIYAFFYKWFRKALKLIVLGKIYANNSCSVQLYSE; this comes from the coding sequence ATGCAACACATCAAGATGAATCAAACTGCAACATTAAATAATAGCCAGTTTtgtttcaaaacaataaaaaactccTGTCTCAGACAAACTTACTCAGTAAACTTGCACATTGTTAAATATTTAGCATTATGCACAGTAATTCTCTTCACTGTTTCTGGGAACTGTTTGGTCATCATTGCTATCGCTCATTTCAAGCAGCTTCATACACCAACAAACTTTCTGACGCTTTCTTTAGCAGTTGCTGACTTACTTCTTGGTGGACTGGTAATGCCACCCAGTGCAATTAGAACTGTTGAAAAATGTTGGTATTTTGGGGATGTCTTCTGTATATTTCATAGCAGTGTAGACCTCTTACTTTGCATAACTtctattttgcatcttttcttcATTTCTGTTGATCGCTATTATGCAATTTGCCATCCTTTCAAGTATAAGTCCAAATTTACAGTGATTCTTATAAAAAAGATGATTTTCATTTGCTGGTCTTTAGCGGCTATTTATGGATTTGGCATGACTTTTGCAGAATTCAGTATGAAGCCTAAAGAGAGTATACTTGATGAAAACAATTATTGTGTAGGAAGCTGTAATGGAATTCAGAATGAAGTTTCAAGTACAATTTCTGCAATAATTTCCTTTTATATTCCTGGATCTATTATGGTTGGAATCTATGTGAAAATTTACATGGTAGCATCAAAGCAGGCCAAATCTTTACGACAAACAAGTGAACACAGAAATGAAAACTCaaggaaaagagaaacaaaggcGGCAAAAACACTGGCAATCATTGTTGGAGTTTTTCTTTCTTGCTGGTCACCTTGTTttttctgcattattattaaCCCAGCTATTAATTTTTCAATCCCTTCATTACTTTTGGaatttgttttctggttttcctACACAAATTCAACCTTTAATCCTCTCATCtatgcatttttttataaatggttTAGAAAAGCACTAAAATTAATTGTATTAggtaaaatatatgcaaacaatTCTTGCTCAGTGCAGCTTTATTCAGAGTAA